Proteins encoded in a region of the Mycolicibacterium duvalii genome:
- a CDS encoding IS30 family transposase, translated as MAGATGRKWARDAGYQTTKKHYGTRYSQEARDAFWTALRSGSSPTQAAVFAGVSEHTALRWVQQAGYVPRTPLAVVSDLDTASSPAGPMSFLERCRLEELLETGHSPARAAALLGRHRSTISRETRRGQTASGYRARVGQGSVEAHAKRPKPRKLDTNPVLLDQVVQRLKHRHSPEQIAGRLREEFPDDPEMWVSHETIYQSMYVQPRGACPAGQDRATHRPHSTKTTGPHPTGTGKLKGMVNISQRPAEADDRAIPGHWEGDLILGSTASGSAIGTMVERTTGFVVLLHLPADRTAATLAEAMSAKIPEIPEILRRSLTWDQGSEMALHTKITEATGLPIYFCDPHSPWQRGTNENTNGLLRQYFPKGTDLSFYGPGWLDEVAAELNARPRKRHNWRTPAEELNRLLSDPSTFVATTA; from the coding sequence GCGTTTTGGACCGCGTTGCGGTCGGGGTCCTCGCCGACGCAGGCCGCGGTGTTCGCCGGCGTGTCGGAGCACACGGCCCTGCGGTGGGTCCAACAGGCTGGTTACGTGCCCAGAACACCTCTTGCTGTGGTTAGCGATCTCGACACCGCGTCATCACCGGCAGGGCCGATGTCGTTTCTTGAACGCTGTCGGTTAGAAGAACTGCTGGAGACGGGGCATTCACCGGCTCGGGCCGCAGCATTGCTGGGGCGACATCGGTCCACGATCAGTCGTGAGACCCGTCGCGGGCAGACCGCCTCGGGATACCGGGCGCGCGTCGGGCAGGGCAGCGTTGAGGCCCACGCCAAACGTCCCAAGCCACGCAAACTCGACACCAACCCCGTCCTGCTCGACCAGGTTGTGCAACGCTTGAAGCATCGGCACAGCCCCGAGCAGATCGCGGGCCGGCTGCGCGAAGAGTTCCCCGACGACCCGGAGATGTGGGTGTCGCACGAAACGATTTATCAGTCCATGTATGTCCAGCCTCGCGGGGCTTGCCCGGCTGGTCAAGACCGCGCTACGCACCGGCCGCACTCAACGAAAACCACAGGGCCGCACCCTACTGGCACCGGAAAGCTCAAGGGCATGGTCAACATCAGCCAGCGACCTGCTGAAGCTGACGACCGCGCGATCCCGGGTCATTGGGAAGGCGATCTGATCCTGGGCAGTACCGCCTCGGGCTCAGCGATCGGCACCATGGTCGAACGCACCACCGGGTTCGTGGTGCTGCTGCATCTGCCCGCCGATCGCACCGCAGCCACCCTGGCCGAGGCCATGTCGGCCAAGATCCCCGAAATCCCCGAAATCCTGCGCCGCTCACTGACCTGGGACCAAGGCAGCGAGATGGCATTGCACACCAAGATCACCGAAGCCACCGGCCTGCCGATCTACTTCTGCGACCCGCACAGCCCCTGGCAGCGCGGCACCAACGAAAACACCAACGGACTCTTGCGGCAGTACTTTCCCAAAGGCACCGACCTGTCCTTTTACGGCCCCGGCTGGCTAGACGAGGTCGCCGCCGAACTCAACGCCCGACCCCGCAAACGCCACAACTGGCGCACCCCCGCCGAGGAACTTAACCGGCTACTCTCAGACCCGTCCACATTTGTTGCAACGACCGCTTGA
- a CDS encoding type IV toxin-antitoxin system AbiEi family antitoxin, whose protein sequence is MTEPFLGSEALRAGRLTRHRLRSEFRSIYPDVYLRLTDPFTAVTRAKAAWLWTHRRGVVAGRSAAALHGAKWIDRRWPAEVVWANRRPPPGLRVWSDVLADDEVQILDGITVTTPERTALDIACRYPLERALPTLDALAHATQFKIAEVELLAERHKGRRGIRRARQTLDLVDGGAESPQETRIRLLVIKKGYPRPRTQIPVHDDYGGLIAELDMGWEEPKIAIDYEGDHHRRTRKEFNKGIRRHDAITEQGWDDIRVTALDTDGGVLARLAESWRRRVCGGGGREGLGFKRSLQQMWTGLRVAG, encoded by the coding sequence ATGACTGAGCCGTTCCTGGGTAGCGAGGCCCTCAGAGCCGGTCGCCTGACGCGCCACCGGTTGCGCTCCGAATTCCGTTCCATCTATCCCGACGTGTATCTGCGCCTCACCGACCCTTTCACCGCCGTTACTCGGGCGAAGGCCGCCTGGCTGTGGACGCATCGCCGCGGCGTCGTCGCTGGCCGGTCGGCGGCGGCACTACACGGCGCGAAATGGATAGACCGGCGTTGGCCGGCCGAAGTCGTATGGGCCAATCGCCGCCCGCCGCCAGGTCTGCGGGTGTGGTCGGATGTTCTGGCCGACGACGAGGTCCAGATTTTGGACGGGATCACGGTGACCACCCCGGAGCGCACAGCGCTGGACATCGCGTGTCGCTACCCGCTGGAGCGGGCTCTGCCGACGCTCGACGCGCTGGCGCACGCAACACAATTCAAGATCGCTGAAGTTGAGTTGCTGGCCGAGCGGCACAAGGGCCGGCGCGGCATCCGGCGGGCCCGCCAGACGCTCGACCTTGTCGACGGGGGTGCCGAGTCTCCGCAGGAGACGCGCATCCGACTCCTGGTCATCAAGAAGGGATATCCCCGCCCGCGTACGCAGATCCCCGTTCATGACGACTACGGGGGGTTGATCGCCGAATTGGACATGGGCTGGGAAGAACCCAAGATCGCCATCGACTACGAGGGCGATCACCATCGGCGGACGCGCAAGGAGTTCAACAAGGGCATCCGCCGCCATGATGCGATCACCGAACAGGGCTGGGACGACATCCGGGTGACCGCCTTGGACACCGACGGCGGGGTGCTTGCTCGGCTGGCGGAGAGTTGGCGTCGGCGAGTGTGCGGTGGGGGCGGTCGCGAGGGCCTTGGATTCAAGCGGTCGTTGCAACAAATGTGGACGGGTCTGAGAGTAGCCGGTTAA